From Caretta caretta isolate rCarCar2 chromosome 3, rCarCar1.hap1, whole genome shotgun sequence, a single genomic window includes:
- the FBXO48 gene encoding F-box only protein 48, giving the protein MQKASKKNKQAVASCKELTILPPAKKKEESREDFVTLLPPEVSFKIFSELDIQSLCKAAMTCKSWNRAIENSDYLWKHHCLTVRAVCQREIDCDRGNGYSWKVTLLRNYWKSKVKHEWLSGKYSNIHSRCGLPEKSMYPMDADTWGEILEAELER; this is encoded by the exons ATGCAGAAAGCCTCAAAGAAGAACAAACAGGCAGTCGCTTCGTGTAAAGAACTGACCATCCTTCCACCAgccaagaaaaaagaagaaagtcgGGAGGACTTTGTGACGCTGCTGCCTCCAGAAGtcagttttaaaattttcagtgaattggATATTCAGAGCTTATGCAAAGCTGCAATGACATGCAAGAGCTGGAATCGTGCAATTGAGAACAGTGACTATTTGTGGAAACACCACTGTTTAACTGTAAGAGCTGTCTGTCAGCGAGAGATAGACTGTGATAGAGGAAATGGATATTCATGGAAG GTCACTCTACTGAGAAACTACTGGAAGAGCAAAGTGAAGCATGAATGGCTGAGTGGAAAATATAGCAACATTCACTCACGCTGTGGCTTACCAGAAAAAAGCATGTATCCCATGGATGCTGATACATGGGGAGAAATACTGGAAGCAGAACTGGAAAGATAA